The Malus sylvestris chromosome 12, drMalSylv7.2, whole genome shotgun sequence genome contains a region encoding:
- the LOC126593931 gene encoding uncharacterized protein LOC126593931 yields the protein MPTSQHQSAITAKPLKEPSKGHRQKVFGRLDPIKQTDGPTSVRRRLDFDAPFYNEDYYSCISSSSSSSANQKTFRPPEPRDQRWYSYNSPTGMYTALSKSQKRRRQRIDCLARRQVTQPVSATKWQPKETVGSGDDWPTPTIMAELQGQKEINRDFETTIEAAEKRIKLLIRHDEMKACFQQFKKEAESQLPPLPLKEPLIKVRRNLHPPFLGKSLEYMKEFHKTYFANDLYGLPKACQEALDLALTCPDAEQIIQKTTDPAMKARFQHIRKARVLDFEVDPYTDIDTAELHFSLDDFQHLRYHFEVFSTVSLFGLTVDETERVARLDAYLDTRNAQIAYEERARQIRQDQNPVPDACKFEDDNQQDTTSDCVTQALEYVESQSELAANAPSHINIVLLTSEDDNQDPMGHSVLENMEISMVHVLPAEFQLTTHQPSSLDGDVVAEETTQVDFVTTPEDESTNGDDKLKTALDILFPRSSSTNLQHLKPLYVTAHIERYPVSKVFVDRGATVNIMPINIMKALRRSNDELIPSGITMSSFVGDKSQTKGVLPLEVNIVGRNHMTAFFIVDSKTEYNALLGQDWIHQTSCIPSSLYQVLIF from the coding sequence ATGCCAACATCACAACACCAATCGGCGATTACAGCAAAACCTTTAAAGGAACCTAGTAAAGGCCATCGCCAGAAAGTATTCGGCAGGCTCGACCCCATAAAACAGACAGATGGACCTACATCAGTCAGACGTCGCCTTGATTTTGACGCACCGTTTTACAACGAGGACTATTATTCCTGCATTTCCAGTAGTTCGAGCTCATCAGCAAATCAAAAAACCTTCAGGCCACCTGAACCACGTGACCAACGTTGGTACAGCTACAATTCTCCTACCGGCATGTATACCGCGTTatccaaatcccagaaacgtCGACGTCAGCGTATAGATTGCTTGGCTCGACGACAAGTTACCCAGCCTGTCTCAGCCACTAAATGGCAGCCGAAAGAGACGGTAGGAAGCGGAGATGATTGGCCAACCCCAACAATTATGGCTGAATTACAAGGACAGAAGGAAATTAATCGGGACTTCGAAACTACCATTGAAGCAGCCGAGAAGCGCATCAAGCTTCTTATTCGGCACGACGAAATGAAAGCTTGTTTCCAGCAATTTAAGAAAGAGGCCGAAAGCCAACTGCCTCCGTTACCGTTGAAAGAACCTCTAATCAAAGTTCGACGGAATCTGCATCCCCCATTCCTCGGCAAATCATTAGAATATATGAAAGAATTTCACAAGACATATTTCGCCAATGATTTATATGGGTTGCCCAAGGCCTGCCAAGAAGCTCTTGACCTGGCATTAACTTGCCCTGATGCAGAGCAGATCATCCAAAAAACCACCGATCCGGCGATGAAAGCCAGATTCCAGCACATCCGAAAGGCTAGGGTTCTCGACTTCGAGGTCGATCCATACACGGACATTGACACAGCCGAGCTCCATTTTTCTCTCGACGACTTTCAACACCTTCGATATCACTTCGAAGTCTTTTCGACTGTCTCCTTGTTCGGTTTAACGGTCGATGAGACAGAACGGGTGGCACGTCTGGATGCTTACTTGGACACTAGGAACGCTCAGATCGCCTATGAAGAACGAGCTCGCCAAATACGGCAGGATCAGAATCCGGTGCCAGATGCATGCAAGTTCGAAGACGACAATCAACAGGATACAACGTCGGATTGTGTGACACAAGCACTTGAATATGTTGAATCACAGAGTGAATTGGCTGCTAATGCTCCATCACACATTAATATAGTCCTCCTTACTTCGGAAGATGACAACCAGGATCCAATGGGCCATTCAGTCcttgaaaatatggaaatcagcatggtccatGTCCTCCCTGCCGAATTTCAGTTGACTACACACCAACCAAGTTCCTTGGACGGTGATGTGGTCGCCGAGGAGACAACACAAGTTGATTTCGTCACTACTCCTGAAGACGAGTCAACTAACGGCGAtgataaacttaaaacagccTTGGACATCTTGTTTCCCCGTTCCTCCTCgactaatcttcaacatttgaagccattgtatgtaacggcCCATATCGAAAGATATCCAGTAtccaaagtttttgtcgacCGTGGAGCcactgtcaatatcatgcctataAATATCATGAAGGCGTTACGTCGCTCTAACGACGAACTTATTCCATCGGGGATCACCATGAGCAGTTTCGTCGgagacaaatcccaaaccaaaggggTGCTTCCTTTGGAGGTAAACATCGTCGGTCGTAATCACATGACCGCCTTCTTCATCGTCGACTCCAAGAcagagtataatgcactgctcggtcaagattggattcatcaaacaagCTGTATCCCTTCGTCATTATATCAAGTGCTCATCTTTTAG
- the LOC126593932 gene encoding uncharacterized protein LOC126593932: protein MESKQDEVVHDKNETKTRNEVADSNLSKADGRYVLEPFASSLDNRVQPNLIDLGGGINLTHDAPSVYKDATAEVNMEASITSDDVMRAGGFGARDDISSFLPVASDSTDFEATIRDARGYEEPQGNICRPGLGWKEAKETE, encoded by the exons ATGGAGTCCAAGCAAGATGAAGTTGTACATG ATAAGAACGAAACCAAGACAAGGAATGAAGTAGCTGATTCCAATCTATCAAAGGCTGATGGAAGATATGTTTTGGAACCCTTCGCTAGTTCACTAGACAATAGAGTACAGCCTAACTTGATTGATTTGGGAGGTGGAATTAATCTCACACATGACGCACCTTCTGTTTATAAGGATGCAACTGCTGAAGTGAATATGGAGGCATCGATAACATCTGATGATGTTATGCGGGCTGGAGGCTTTGGTGCTAGAGATGATATTAGTAGTTTTCTTCCCGTTGCAAGTGATTCTACTGACTTTGAAGCCACAATACGTGATGCTCGAGGTTATGAAGAACCACAGGGAAATATCTGTAGGCCAGGTCTTGGCTGGAAAGAAGCTAAAGAAACAGAATAA
- the LOC126592931 gene encoding uncharacterized protein LOC126592931, producing MSPAAVDVRPPVTSPPPKPSSAPQNSAPASDMPSSSTFNLGASDGNGSKCQFGPSVPSRSARSRPRLVKLRKQHSRSRTGSAESGPGVNPFCSVSDATRASNGFNFSTGDCGGVGFVFGAKSGVENLDNGDGESDGIVRNVDNAERGSDGVAGTSSCDDNLDKGEGVKTLNCDERGQMDVGNGREFDKVESDSFECGAKNNDLGSLLCGEKREFCENVRGKISEDKWNAKTDTETECQKVDNMDFAFDSNSSDLGLHLNLDSNPEMQECDGNVEKPSMDNRGEMKLESEVEYNVGSAPFVFCSSLISNLNSNMEKKKPSGNLDKLASDVGRKLKVESETDLEKVEADPFEFHAEKSCILNKDQENAFFVFRSSSYTECMEAKCQDTMKLSSENLGGFKTNSDSSPFCQSSGSPYIASERTNEDNHENNGQNHFLFGSDGNMEGATIGLSSSKDFKSAGSAESVEAGQFTKCQVNHNTLPNIDAASATCSFSSVVLGFQPKGCASEAASVDGVKKKDDVSFTGTTDGFGVCFEDFKRSFCDPSCLRENLFPELNKTSECGAKGRSFRDKRSRKQRGKSKKPSMSKPWPRQDHVPKESGSQENPEPSGCYSPMDFSPYEETRVADPHSREHSVISADPCETVPVDPKGEGLAATASGLGYTVDQICKEPIEKNSTYHGEGGFFGDGLWKGSDSETARAGIGLTIEKQESDCRSPFFASGSEKDKCFTFLASSSVQGSSMMGKRQQRRKKNKIKVGHATFIITPSSNVEFGSSGLFTPHSSMPLCTEVVGKSEAKEQFKQVHVSSSVAIHETCEKWRIRGNEAYKNGDHSKAEEFYTQGIISIPSNERAGCSLKPLLLCYSNRAATRMCLGRIREALGDCVMATALDPNFLKAQMRAANCHLLLGEVENAKQYFNKCSESVNGVCLDRRIVINSADGLQKIQKVIEYTNRSIKLLDQRNTDAALTALELISEALSVSSCSETLLEMKAEALCLLRRYEEAIRLCEQSMVFAERNFSGLEIYQVKLWRWFFISKSHFHLGRLEAALDLLEKLEKVGSTKEMYASKKLESSVSLAVTIHELLRHKNAGNEAFRSGSYTEAVEHYTVALSSNMGSRPFSAICLCNRAAAHQALGQITDAIADCSLAIALDGNYVKAVSRRATLHEMIRDYGQAASDLQRLVSILENQSNDMAKESGSQDRSNGSVKELRNARRRMPLMEEEAKKGISLDFYLILGIKPSDESSEIKKAYRKAALKHHPDKAGQFLARSECGDEGQLWKEISAEVHKDADRLFKMIGEAYAVLSDPTKRSQYDLEEEMRKVDIECKESSIYRKASGFQSPGCSSYRRPDFRSSPFERSSGGRNYGRESWRTYGNSYPRW from the exons ATGTCGCCGGCGGCAGTTGATGTCCGGCCTCCGGTCACCTCTCCGCCGCCCAAACCCTCATCTGCTCCTCAAAATTCTGCTCCTGCGTCCGACAtgccttcctcttctacttTCAATCTCGGTGCTTCAGACGGCAATGGGAGTAAGTGTCAGTTCGGTCCGAGTGTGCCGTCGCGATCGGCTCGGTCGCGGCCGAGGTTGGTGAAGCTGAGGAAGCAGCATTCGAGGTCCAGAACTGGGTCGGCCGAGAGCGGGCCGGGGGTCAATCCGTTTTGCTCGGTAAGTGATGCTACTAGAGCTTCTAATGGGTTTAATTTTTCGACTGGCGATTGTGGGGGTGTGGGTTTTGTGTTTGGTGCTAAGAGTGGGGTTGAGAATTTGGATAATGGGGATGGAGAGAGTGATGGAATAGTGAGAAATGTGGATAATGCGGAAAGAGGGAGTGATGGGGTAGCGGGAACTTCGAGTTGTGATGATAATTTGGATAAAGGGGAAGGAGTGAAAACTTTGAATTGTGATGAGAGGGGGCAGATGGATGTCGGAAATGGAAGAGAGTTTGATAAGGTTGAGAGTGATAGTTTTGAGTGCGGTGCAAAGAACAATGATCTGGGATCGCTTTTGTGCGGTGAGAAGAGAGAATTTTGTGAAAATGTGAGAGGAAAGATTTCTGAAGATAAGTGGAATGCAAAAACAGATACTGAAACAGAATGTCAGAAGGTTGATAACATGGATTTTGCTTTTGATTCTAATAGTAGTGATTTGGGTTTGCATTTGAATTTGGATTCAAATCCAGAAATGCAAGAGTGTGATGGAAATGTGGAGAAACCGAGCATGGATAATAGGGGGGAAATGAAATTAGAGAGTGAAGTAGAGTACAATGTGGGCTCTGCTCCTTTCGTGTTTTGTTCTAGTTTGATTTctaatttaaattcaaatatggaaaagaaaaaacctaGTGGAAATCTGGACAagttggcttctgatgttggcAGAAAGCTGAAAGTAGAGAGTGAAACAGACTTAGAGAAAGTGGAAGCTGATCCTTTTGAATTTCATGCTGAGAAGAGTTGCATCTTAAATAAGGATCAAGAGAACGCCTTTTTTGTATTTAGAAGCAGCAGTTATACTGAATGCATGGAAGCCAAGTGTCAAGATACAATGAAACtgagtagtgaaaatttagGAGGTTTCAAGACAAATTCAGACAGTAGTCCTTTCTGTCAGAGTTCAGGAAGTCCTTATATTGCCTCTGAGAGAACTAATGAAGATAATCATGAAAATAATGGCCAAAACCATTTCTTATTTGGAAGTGATGGTAACATGGAGGGTGCCACAATAGGACTTTCTAGTTCCAAAGATTTTAAATCTGCAGGAAGTGCTGAGAGTGTTGAGGCAGGCCAATTCACCAAATGTCAAGTCAATCATAATACACTCCCGAATATAGATGCAGCATCAGCAACATGTTCATTTTCATCAGTTGTTCTTGGCTTCCAACCCAAGGGTTGTGCTTCTGAAGCAGCTTCTGTCGATGGAGTAAAAAAGAAAGATGATGTTAGTTTTACTGGCACTACAGATGGATTTGGAGTGTGCTTTGAAGACTTTAAGAGGTCATTTTGCGATCCTTCCTGTCTCAGAGAAAATTTATTTCCTGAATTAAATAAAACTTCAGAATGTGGTGCGAAGGGTAGGTCCTTTAGGGACAAAAGATCAAGGAAACAAAGGGGAAAGTCAAAGAAACCTTCCATGAGTAAGCCATGGCCACGACAAGACCATGTGCCTAAGGAAAGTGGTTCCCAAGAAAACCCAGAACCTTCTGGATGCTACTCGCCCATGGATTTCTCTCCCTATGAGGAAACAAGAGTTGCTGATCCACATTCAAGGGAACATTCTGTGATATCTGCTGACCCCTGCGAAACAGTTCCTGTAGATCCCAAAGGTGAAGGTTTGGCTGCTACAGCAAGTGGATTAGGTTatacagttgatcagatatgtAAAGAGCCCATTGAGAAGAATTCGACGTATCATGGTGAGGGAGGTTTTTTCGGTGATGGTTTGTGGAAAGGTTCTGATTCAGAAACAGCTAGAGCTGGTATTGGATTAACTATAGAGAAACAAGAAAGTGATTGTAGATCACCATTTTTTGCTTCGGGTTCCGAAAAGGATAAATGCTTTACGTTTTTGGCATCATCTTCTGTGCAAGGTAGTTCAATGATGGGTAAGCGCCAACAACgtagaaagaaaaacaagataAAAGTTGGTCATGCAACATTTATTATTACTCCAAGTTCAAATGTTGAGTTTGGATCTTCTGGCCTATTTACCCCTCACTCTAGCATGCCTTTATGTACGGAGGTAGTTGGTAAATCAGAAGCAAAAGAACAATTTAAGCAAGTGCATGTTTCTTCTAGTGTTGCTATTCATGAAACCTGTGAGAAATGGCGGATCAG GGGAAATGAAGCTTATAAAAATGGAGATCATTCAAAAGCTGAAGAATTTTACACACAGGGAATAATTTCTATACCTTCTAATGAAAGAGCAGGATGCTCTCTTAAGCCTCTTTTGCTATGCTATAGCAACCGTGCTGCAACAAGAATGTGCCTTGGAAGGATAAGGGAAGCTTTAGGGGACTGTGTGATGGCTACTGCACTAGATCCCAACTTTCTCAAAGCTCAAATGAGAGCTGCAAA TTGCCATCTTCTGCTCGGTGAAGTCGAAAATGCAAAGCAGTACTTCAATAAGTGTTCCGAATCAGTAAACGGTGTATGTTTGGACCGAAGAATTGTAATAAATTCTGCTGATGGCCTACAAAAGATTCAG AAAGTGATTGAGTATACAAATCGTTCTATCAAGCTGCTGGACCAGAGAAATACTGATGCAGCTCTCACTGCATTAGAGCTAATTTCTGAGGCCTTGTCAGTTAGCTCATGCTCAGAAACATTACTTGAAATGAAAGCAGAGGCTTTGTGTTTG TTGAGGAGGTATGAAGAGGCAATTCGTCTGTGTGAGCAGAGTATGGTTTTTGCTGAAAGGAATTTTTCTGGACTTGAAATTTATCAAGTTAAGTTGTGGAGGTGGTTCTTCATATCCAAGTCTCACTTTCATTTGGGAAGGCTTGAGGCAGCCCTTGATTTACTTGAGAAGCTAGAAAAAGTGGGATCTACAAAAGAGAT GTATGCAAGTAAGAAACTGGAATCATCCGTGTCATTGGCTGTCACAATACATGAACTATTACGCCACAAG AATGCAGGCAATGAAGCATTTAGATCAGGAAGCTATACAGAAGCAGTGGAGCATTATACTGTTGCTTTATCTAGCAATATGGGATCTCGTCCGTTTTCAGCTATCTGTTTGTGCAACCGCGCTGCAGCACACCAAGCTTTGGGTCAAATTACTGATGCCATTGCAGACTGCAGTCTTGCCATAGCTCTTGATGGCAATTATGTAAAG GCAGTTTCTAGAAGAGCCACCTTACATGAGATGATACGAGACTATGGACAAGCGGCTAGTGATCTCCAAAGACTTGTATCCATTCTAGAAAACCAATCTAATGACATGGCCAAAGAGTCTGGCTCACAAGATAGATCCAATGGTAGTGTAAAAGAATTACGCAATGCTCGTCGACGTATGCCTTTGATGGAAGAAGAAGCTAAAAAAGGAATCTCCTTggatttttatcttatttt GGGAATTAAACCATCCGATGAGAGTTCTGAAATTAAGAAGGCTTACCGTAAGGCAGCATTGAAGCATCATCCTGACAAG GCTGGCCAGTTCTTAGCAAGGAGTGAGTGTGGAGATGAAGGGCAACTCTGGAAAGAAATCTCTGCGGAGGTTCACAAGGATGCTGACAGGCTCTTTAAAATGATTGGAGAGGCATATGCAGTACTTTCAGACCCTACGAAG